DNA from Acidobacteriota bacterium:
TGGCGAAGCGCCGTGATGTCAACCGGTGCGATGACAATTTTTTCGCCCGCGCCAGGTGAAGCCTGCGCCAGTAAACGACCATCAAAATCGACAACCTGACTGCCACCGGGCCAGGAATACGGCGGATAAAATTTCAACTGTGCGCCCTGATTGGCGGCAACCACATAACCGATATTTTCAAGGGCGCGACAGCGATTAACAATCGTCCACCAGTTCATCGGTTCGGTGGCTCCCCAAGGATCCATGTAAGCCGAAACGCGCACAAAAATTTCCGCTCCGTTGGCAGCCAACTGTCTGATGGCTTCTGGAAAAAGCCAATCATAACAGGTCGCACAGCCAATCTTGCCAATCGCTGTATCGGCTACGGGGAAGAGCGGTTCGTCGTAATCTTCAATATCGTGTGGGCTGGCGTGAACTTCGTAGGGAATCCAGGGATTTACTTTGCGATATTTGTATAGAATGCCTTCCGGGCCGATTAAACAGGTGGTATTGAAAACTACGCGCGGATACTTGTCATCACTCTCAATCATTGAGCCGGATTGAATATAAACATTCATCTCTTTAGCTTTTTCTTCAAGACGGTGGGTGTGTTCATTGGGAATCGGCACCGCCAGTTTGTCTTTCAATTCTTTGACCGTCGGAAAGACCGGCGCGGCGTGCGCAAACTCCGGAAAAACCAGCAGTCGCACAGGCAAAAACGGAGCCGCCCCGGCGATTGCCGAATCAATCATTGAAAGCATTCTTTCCGTATTGGCGCGCATTTGCCGACGGTCAATCGGATTGGCAAAGTCAGTCTGACAGGCCGCCACTGAATAACGAATCGGTTCCATGAAAATGGCTTCCTTAAAATGAAATTTAGGTTTCTGAACTCTGAATAAAAGAGTTTGTCACAAGGTTTATAGCTTTTCAAAACCGCGATGTCTATAAGCAGATGAAAAGAGCTTTAGATAACCGGAAAGGCGTTCAAAATAAAATAGTGATTGATTTTTCGGCGATTTCAAGGGGTTCAATCGGCTTCGATTTTCTTGATGCATTTACTTAAAGCCGCTGGCTGCGACCCCTTTAATGAATTGTTTCTGACCCAAGAAAAATAGCAGGACACTTGGAATAGTGACAAACACCACGGCAGCCATCAATAATGAATACTCCACCTTGAACTGCTCCTGAAAGAC
Protein-coding regions in this window:
- a CDS encoding nitrilase-related carbon-nitrogen hydrolase, producing the protein MEPIRYSVAACQTDFANPIDRRQMRANTERMLSMIDSAIAGAAPFLPVRLLVFPEFAHAAPVFPTVKELKDKLAVPIPNEHTHRLEEKAKEMNVYIQSGSMIESDDKYPRVVFNTTCLIGPEGILYKYRKVNPWIPYEVHASPHDIEDYDEPLFPVADTAIGKIGCATCYDWLFPEAIRQLAANGAEIFVRVSAYMDPWGATEPMNWWTIVNRCRALENIGYVVAANQGAQLKFYPPYSWPGGSQVVDFDGRLLAQASPGAGEKIVIAPVDITALRHERKTRIGHHMLAHLRTEAYPIYKNPIYPPRYDGENLTYESNNELIELSKKRLYE